One window of Alkaliphilus metalliredigens QYMF genomic DNA carries:
- a CDS encoding NAD(P)-binding protein: MKVAIMGAGLSGLSCAITLEQHGIYPDIYENRRCVGDRFINGEIVLDILNRPIQDSVAYLSEKHHVFLQPTANIKKLVLISEKSRATIEGNLGFSSIRGRHPLAWESQLSKQVTSNFFFNSDSTYEDLLATYSHVIMSPGDGSYPMKLGNYRQDLTVRLKGSIYRGSFDVNTVYAWLNHDVAPKGYAYLIPLSHEEANATIAFPNYPENEVQDLDQLWERFQKLLQKEGFSSLTPVDEFNVTNYIIGRSEHGRIGNTFFTGNCFCSLMPFLGFGQFSSLLTGIYAAQDLAGMGQYEKLSHHLIKSYESSLVLRRALEKMSNQDYDYFVGALNNQLGNKLFTTQINLLQHLSTILKPWIRLTTPK, from the coding sequence TTGAAGGTTGCTATTATGGGGGCTGGTTTATCAGGCTTAAGCTGTGCCATCACGTTAGAACAGCATGGCATCTATCCGGATATTTATGAAAATCGCAGATGTGTTGGTGACCGTTTTATTAATGGTGAAATTGTATTGGATATTCTTAACCGTCCCATTCAAGATTCGGTTGCCTATCTATCAGAAAAACATCATGTTTTCCTACAACCTACTGCCAATATTAAAAAACTTGTTTTAATTTCAGAAAAAAGTCGCGCCACAATAGAAGGTAATCTTGGTTTTTCATCTATTCGGGGTCGTCATCCCTTAGCCTGGGAATCACAATTATCTAAACAAGTCACTTCAAATTTCTTTTTTAATTCAGATTCTACCTATGAGGATCTACTTGCTACATATTCACATGTGATCATGTCTCCTGGGGATGGTTCCTATCCCATGAAACTAGGGAATTACCGCCAGGACTTAACTGTCCGTTTAAAGGGTTCCATCTACCGGGGCTCCTTTGACGTCAACACAGTGTATGCTTGGTTAAATCACGATGTTGCTCCTAAGGGATATGCCTATCTGATTCCATTGTCCCATGAGGAAGCCAATGCAACCATTGCCTTCCCTAACTACCCAGAAAACGAAGTACAAGACTTAGACCAGTTATGGGAGAGGTTCCAGAAACTACTACAAAAGGAGGGATTTTCATCCCTTACACCCGTGGATGAATTCAACGTGACAAATTATATTATTGGCCGTAGTGAGCATGGGCGGATTGGCAATACCTTTTTTACAGGAAACTGTTTTTGTTCCTTGATGCCATTTTTAGGGTTTGGTCAGTTTTCTTCTCTTTTAACCGGTATCTATGCAGCCCAGGATTTAGCAGGTATGGGACAATATGAAAAGCTGTCACATCATCTGATAAAAAGCTATGAAAGTTCCCTGGTATTGCGGAGAGCATTAGAAAAGATGAGCAACCAAGATTATGATTACTTTGTGGGTGCCCTAAATAATCAATTAGGCAATAAACTCTTTACAACCCAAATTAACCTTCTACAGCATCTGAGTACCATACTAAAGCCTTGGATTCGGCTGACAACACCAAAGTAG
- a CDS encoding methyl-accepting chemotaxis protein yields MKIGIIGAGAGGTSIFKSLNKLEKIKVVGIADINVDAPGMKLAQELGIYHSTSIEALLQKEMDLLIEVTGVPAVQVQVDRHNINGARVVASDVAQLMMLLVETEEGLTEQLENQLKEINHLSHVTQKGVAKMQDSIDNTTNLSAVLDTFAQNTIEHVKETDQIIRFIEKITQQTNILGLNASIEAARAGDQGKGFAVVAKEVQKLANNSQEFTQKIGSILNKIKEEVFAVSTEIESLHHVAQEQKQVGEDLATAIDSLSNNIKNN; encoded by the coding sequence ATGAAAATTGGTATTATCGGTGCAGGAGCAGGGGGAACTTCGATTTTCAAGTCTTTAAATAAGCTAGAGAAAATAAAGGTCGTGGGGATTGCGGATATTAATGTGGATGCGCCAGGGATGAAATTAGCACAAGAGCTAGGGATATACCATAGTACAAGTATTGAAGCATTACTACAAAAAGAAATGGATTTACTTATTGAGGTGACTGGAGTACCCGCGGTTCAAGTGCAAGTAGACCGTCACAATATTAATGGAGCTAGGGTAGTAGCTAGTGATGTGGCGCAATTAATGATGCTTTTAGTGGAGACAGAAGAGGGATTAACGGAGCAGTTGGAGAATCAACTAAAGGAAATTAATCACTTAAGCCATGTGACACAAAAAGGGGTTGCTAAAATGCAAGACAGCATTGATAATACCACTAATTTAAGTGCTGTGCTTGATACCTTTGCTCAAAATACCATTGAACATGTAAAGGAAACTGACCAAATCATTCGATTTATTGAAAAAATCACACAGCAAACTAACATCCTCGGGTTAAATGCTTCTATTGAAGCTGCTAGAGCTGGAGATCAAGGAAAAGGATTTGCCGTGGTGGCCAAGGAAGTTCAAAAGCTTGCCAATAACAGTCAGGAATTTACACAAAAGATTGGAAGTATTTTAAATAAAATTAAGGAAGAGGTATTTGCTGTTTCTACTGAAATTGAATCTTTACATCATGTTGCCCAAGAGCAAAAACAAGTAGGAGAAGATTTAGCAACGGCAATTGATAGCCTATCTAATAATATTAAAAATAATTAA
- a CDS encoding MetQ/NlpA family ABC transporter substrate-binding protein: MKKRLFLSIIGLLLITLIVGCTTKAKDEVVSTDEAPETVKLRVGATPVPHSEILNFIKPILLDMGVDLEIVEFTDYTTPNLALHDGEIDANFFQHVPYMETFAENNNIQLKDVAKTHVEPLGLYSKKVDSLEALQDGATIAIPNDPTNGGRALLLLANYGVIQLDDDTDLLATEHDISENPKNFKFIALEAPQIPRSLDDVDAAIINTNYALEASLNPVNDSLLLEDSNSPYANIVTIVPGNESEEKIQKLVEVLTSSAVRDFIQSEYKGAIVPAF; encoded by the coding sequence ATGAAAAAACGTTTATTTTTATCAATTATTGGTCTATTACTTATTACGTTGATTGTTGGATGCACCACAAAGGCAAAGGATGAGGTTGTCTCAACAGATGAGGCTCCTGAGACTGTCAAGTTAAGGGTTGGTGCCACACCTGTCCCCCATTCTGAAATTTTAAATTTTATTAAGCCTATTCTATTAGATATGGGCGTCGACTTAGAAATTGTTGAGTTTACAGACTACACAACACCTAATTTAGCTTTACACGATGGCGAAATTGACGCCAACTTTTTTCAGCATGTTCCTTATATGGAGACATTTGCTGAGAATAACAATATTCAACTAAAGGATGTTGCAAAAACCCATGTGGAACCTTTAGGATTATATTCTAAAAAAGTAGATTCCCTAGAAGCATTGCAAGATGGCGCTACCATTGCAATTCCTAATGATCCAACCAATGGCGGGAGAGCACTTTTATTGTTAGCTAATTATGGAGTCATTCAATTAGATGATGACACAGATTTATTAGCTACAGAACATGACATTAGTGAAAACCCTAAAAACTTTAAATTCATTGCCCTTGAAGCGCCACAAATCCCTCGTTCTTTAGATGATGTTGATGCTGCTATTATTAACACTAACTATGCCTTAGAAGCATCCTTAAATCCTGTAAATGATTCCTTGCTTTTGGAGGATTCAAATTCACCCTACGCCAATATTGTAACTATTGTTCCTGGAAATGAATCAGAAGAAAAAATCCAGAAATTGGTTGAAGTACTCACCAGCTCTGCTGTTAGAGATTTTATCCAGAGTGAGTATAAAGGTGCTATTGTGCCCGCTTTTTAA
- a CDS encoding methionine ABC transporter permease, with translation MERLIMLLIPAIHQTLYMVSLSTLFAVLVGTPLGILLVVTRRGHIMENIGIHQVLSYIVNMGRSFPYIILMIALIPFTRLLIGTSIGTTATVVPLTIATIPFFSRVIENALLEVDKGVIEASQAMGASTFQIIYKVLIPESMPSIVLGITITIVNVIGYSAMAGAVGGGGLGDLAIRYGFHRYNKEVMIWTVVLLILLVQIVQITGNYYSKNLSRR, from the coding sequence ATGGAAAGATTAATCATGCTACTCATTCCTGCAATCCATCAAACTTTATATATGGTTTCCCTGTCAACATTATTTGCCGTTTTAGTTGGTACACCTTTAGGCATTTTACTTGTTGTCACAAGGAGAGGACATATTATGGAGAATATTGGGATTCATCAAGTTTTATCCTATATTGTTAACATGGGACGCTCCTTTCCCTATATTATTTTAATGATTGCCCTGATTCCCTTTACACGTTTGTTAATCGGAACTTCCATTGGTACCACTGCTACCGTTGTTCCCTTAACTATCGCAACCATTCCATTTTTTTCAAGGGTTATTGAAAATGCTTTGTTGGAGGTTGATAAAGGAGTGATTGAAGCTTCTCAAGCAATGGGAGCCAGTACATTCCAAATCATTTATAAAGTACTCATCCCCGAGAGCATGCCTTCTATTGTTTTAGGAATTACAATTACGATTGTGAACGTCATCGGTTATTCTGCCATGGCAGGTGCTGTTGGAGGGGGGGGATTAGGTGATTTAGCCATTCGTTATGGTTTTCATCGTTATAATAAAGAAGTAATGATCTGGACAGTGGTTCTGCTTATTTTACTAGTTCAAATTGTACAAATTACAGGAAATTATTATTCCAAAAATTTATCTAGGAGGTAG